A window of Diabrotica virgifera virgifera chromosome 9, PGI_DIABVI_V3a contains these coding sequences:
- the LOC126892605 gene encoding piggyBac transposable element-derived protein 4-like, translated as MSYEKEQRRLQSLWDDNMSDDTEDPYYNDSDNDPVYQQESSSTGSSVLTFNEPRKKRRRIEKLELEESEDSEINESSNEEEQDVVSDWGVVVGDPKDFDFDGDIGLVKEVQDMKGEDIFAYYKLFLDDELINTLVTETNLYAEQAIIKAITEETLMPSSRLSKWTNVTCEEMYCFLGFLLWMGLDKKPKITDYWKRSEIYWSEAANRMSRNRFENILRMWHFANNEHCEEGDRLGKIRFLVDSLNKKFKQVIFPDENVCIDETMVPFRGRLIFRQYVKGKRHKFGIKLFKLCLPGGYTYHCKIYCGTEKSNDMLVATKIVFELMGKCLDKGMTLYTDNWYTSTELAQKLLERKTHLVGTLRKNRKGIPKEILSTKLKKGEIIGREKDGIVLFKWKDKRDVLMLTTKHDETLVEVPGRINKFKPKAVVDYNKAKTFIDLSDQMSSYSTSVRRSLKWYRKVAVELITGTCVVNACYLFNKNNNKVDKKQITELRESLCLKMLAFGKKENPLDFQLQDQLKHRLIPTEKKGRCAICYKKYKDANGRVYATKNSRQVKTKCETCEEHFMCLECFFDNHISNRK; from the exons ATGTCTTACGAGAAAGAACAACGGAGATTGCAGAGTTTATGGGATGACAATATGAGCGATGATACCGAGGATCCATATTACAACGACTCAGATAATGACCCTGTGTACCAACAAGAGAGTTCGAGTACTGGCAGTAGTGTACTGACTTTCAACGAACCCAGAAAAAAAAGACGTAGGATTGAGAAGCTGGAACTTGAAG aatcTGAGGATTCTGAAATAAATGAGTCGTCAAATGAGGAAGAGCAAGATGTTGTGTCGGATTGGGGCGTAGTTGTTGGAGATCCCAAAGACTTTGATTTTGATGGGGACATTGGTCTGGTGAAAGAAGTACAAGATATGAAAGGTGAAGATATATTTGCTTACTATAAATTATTTCTTGATGACGAGCTAATAAATACCTTAGTAACCGAAACCAATTTATACGCGGAACAAGCCATAATAAAAGCCATTACGGAAGAGACTCTCATGCCGTCCTCTAGACTAAGTAAATGGACCAACGTGACGTGCGAAGAAATGTATTGTTTCTTGGGTTTTCTGCTATGGATGGGTTTAGACAAAAAACCGAAAATCACAGATTATTGGAAACGTTCTGAAATTTATTGGTCTGAAGCGGCAAACCGAATGTCTCGAAACCGCTTTGAAAATATTCTAAGAATGTGGCATTTCGCTAACAATGAACACTGCGAAGAAGGAGACCGACTGGGCAAAATTCGATTCCTGGTTGACTCCCTAAATAAGAAGTTCAAGCAAGTTATCTTTCCTGACGAAAATGTCTGTATAGACGAAACAATGGTACCCTTCCGAGGGCGCTTAATTTTTCGACAATATGTCAAAGGAAAAAGGCATAAATTTGGAATTAAGCTTTTCAAACTATGTCTCCCTGGAGGGTATACTTAccattgtaaaatatattgcGGAACAGAAAAATCAAATGACATGCTGGTAGCCACGAAGATTGTTTTTGAACTTATGGGTAAGTGTCTTGATAAAGGCATGACTCTGTATACCGATAACTGGTATACCAGCACCGAGTTAGCCCAAAAATTACTTGAAAGAAAAACCCATCTTGTCGGGACACTCAGAAAAAATAGGAAAGGGATTCCAAAAGAAATTTtgtcaacaaaattgaaaaaaggCGAAATTATAGGCAGAGAGAAAGATGGCATAGTTTTATTCAAATGGAAAGATAAACGGGACGTGTTGATGCTCACAACAAAACATGATGAAACGCTAGTTGAAGTTCCGGGcagaataaataaatttaaaccCAAGGCAGTTGTTGATTATAACAAAGCAAAAACGTTTATTGATTTATCTGACCAGATGTCGTCATATTCAACTTCTGTAAGACGAAGTCTTAAATGGTACCGTAAAGTTGCAGTAGAATTAATTACTGGAACTTGTGTCGTAAATGCTTgttatttattcaataaaaacaataacaaagtAGATAAAAAACAAATAACAGAATTACGAGAAAGTTTATGTTTGAAAATGCTTGCTTTCGGAAAAAAAGAAAATCCTTTAGATTTTCAACTGCAAGATCAACTAAAACACAGATTGATCCCAACCGAAAAAAAAGGACGTTGTGCTATAtgctacaaaaaatataaggatGCCAATGGGCGAGTATACGCAACAAAAAATTCAAGACAAGTTAAAACCAAATGTGAAACTTGTGAGGAACATTTTATGTGTCTGGAATGCTTTTTTGACAATCATATTTCTAatagaaaataa